A single region of the Paraburkholderia sprentiae WSM5005 genome encodes:
- a CDS encoding substrate-binding domain-containing protein encodes MVRIECQVELVVKGADGREASLSDVVPLLALVNESGSIAQAATLKGLSYRHAWGLLRSIEGRLGGPLIAKERGRGSVLSELGHAVLRGQRLCGERLDGNLQALASEVASDLNRWLAPPADDVRIHASHGYAVAALVTALVAKDLPVEIKYRDSADAVSALARGECDLAGFHLPLGEFRAVCADTYRRWLDPQRHVLVHLTRRKQGLFIGKGNPKRIGGLGDLARDDIRFVNRQPGSGTRMLLDLALRRLGVDPDRVNGYASAELTHSAIAAFVASGMADIGFGVEPAAHHFGLDFIPIVDEDYYFACDRAHLARAPLATVIDLLRGSAFHHRVEQLDGYDPRDCGRLVDLDEGLGGALA; translated from the coding sequence ATGGTCAGGATCGAATGCCAGGTTGAACTGGTGGTGAAGGGCGCGGATGGCCGCGAGGCCAGCCTGTCGGACGTGGTGCCGCTGCTTGCGCTCGTCAACGAATCGGGCAGCATTGCGCAAGCCGCGACGCTTAAGGGTTTGTCCTACCGGCACGCATGGGGGTTGCTGCGCAGCATCGAGGGGCGGCTTGGCGGTCCGTTGATCGCGAAAGAGCGCGGGCGCGGCTCGGTGCTCTCCGAGCTCGGTCACGCGGTGCTGCGCGGGCAGCGGCTCTGCGGCGAGCGGCTCGACGGCAATCTGCAGGCGCTCGCGAGCGAAGTGGCGAGCGATCTGAATCGCTGGCTCGCGCCCCCCGCAGATGACGTGCGGATCCACGCGTCGCACGGCTATGCGGTGGCCGCGCTCGTGACTGCGCTGGTCGCCAAAGATCTGCCGGTCGAGATCAAATACCGCGACAGTGCCGACGCGGTCAGCGCGCTCGCGCGCGGCGAGTGCGATCTGGCGGGTTTTCATTTGCCGCTCGGCGAGTTTCGTGCGGTGTGCGCCGACACCTACCGGCGCTGGCTCGACCCGCAGCGCCACGTGCTCGTGCATCTGACCCGCCGCAAGCAGGGTCTTTTCATCGGCAAGGGCAATCCGAAGCGGATCGGCGGGCTCGGCGACCTTGCCCGCGACGACATCCGCTTCGTCAACCGCCAGCCGGGCTCGGGTACGCGGATGCTGCTAGATCTCGCGCTGCGCCGGCTCGGCGTGGACCCGGACCGCGTCAACGGCTATGCGTCGGCCGAGTTGACGCACTCGGCGATCGCCGCGTTCGTCGCGAGCGGCATGGCGGACATAGGCTTCGGCGTGGAGCCGGCCGCGCATCACTTCGGGCTCGACTTCATTCCGATCGTCGACGAGGACTACTACTTCGCGTGCGACCGCGCACACCTCGCTCGCGCGCCGCTCGCCACAGTGATCGATCTGCTGCGCGGCAGCGCGTTTCACCATCGGGTCGAGCAGCTCGACGGCTATGATCCGCGCGACTGCGGCAGGCTCGTCGATCTGGACGAGGGGCTCGGCGGTGCGCTCGCGTAA
- a CDS encoding NAD(P)H-dependent oxidoreductase subunit E, whose translation MDDSLATAPDQLVQRHAQPGRSLITILHAIQDELGYVPAAAVEPLARALNLSRAEVHGVISYYHHFRTTPAAPVTVQLCRAEACRSMGTEALAQHIEAHTGCRFDAGHHDGATVELESVYCLGQCALSPALMLNGTLHARVSPQKFDALLAAARKRVEVPA comes from the coding sequence TTGGACGATTCTCTCGCCACGGCGCCGGATCAGCTCGTGCAGCGTCACGCGCAGCCGGGCCGTTCGCTCATCACGATCCTGCACGCGATCCAGGACGAACTTGGCTATGTGCCGGCTGCGGCGGTCGAACCGCTCGCCCGCGCGCTGAACCTGTCGCGTGCGGAAGTGCACGGCGTCATCAGCTATTACCATCACTTTCGCACCACGCCGGCCGCGCCCGTCACGGTCCAGCTTTGCCGCGCCGAGGCGTGCCGCAGCATGGGCACCGAGGCGCTCGCACAGCACATCGAGGCGCACACCGGCTGCCGCTTCGACGCCGGTCATCACGACGGCGCAACAGTAGAGCTCGAATCGGTGTACTGCCTCGGCCAATGCGCGCTGTCGCCGGCGCTGATGCTCAACGGCACGCTGCACGCGCGCGTGTCGCCGCAAAAATTCGATGCGCTGCTCGCCGCGGCCCGCAAACGCGTGGAGGTGCCGGCATGA